Proteins from a genomic interval of Drosophila melanogaster chromosome 2R:
- the SmydA-5 gene encoding SET and MYND domain containing, arthropod-specific, member 5, with protein MVSSTECPVCGVAASQACTRCKMVRYCDREHQKQHWPQHKRRCRPFSEEQDAELGRYLKVTQNIAAGQIVFIEEPLVVGPKWYLSDADKEASNVPCVGCYTPCRLGKHQCRRCRWPVCSAGCKHESMECSVLSLGSGSPTRADARSLNDYFRGDALLVLKCLLLQRQSPTKWSALLEMQSHEEERKGTDLYEEAEKRVVTYLQKRFLCRLKQTNPNLLTDCGPEMLHRLCGIIETNFMVIELPSGVELSGLFRQACMMEHACQPNCDFQFDNKTQQVAVRAGCDLRKGDHLRITYTNILWGTQLRQHHLRLTKHFSCRCSRCLDPTEYGTYISALTCLGDVNQTCGGTHLPVDPLDENTQWKCDTCPMIVDGAYVAELQSHMTEQVEGLLAGCPSANQVELLLARLTHMLHPNHFHTFNLKHTLIQLYGNEAGLELGVLSNTQLERKLRLCGELYNVCRRLDPYSIKLAIYVTVILIEVAHTLQEQARRAPAEGTSLLGLAQSRLREAHMVLEKEQESVAGKKLNEKLQMEIFECEKLILALAYNQDHEANTK; from the exons ATGGTGTCAAGCACGGAATGTCCTGTTTGCGGAGTTGCTGCCTCACAAGCGTGCACTAGGTGCAAAATGGTGCGATACTGCGACCGAGAGCACCAGAAGCAGCACTGGCCGCAGCACAAGCGCAGATGTAGGCCATTCAGCGAGGAGCAGGATGCCGAGCTGGGCAGATATTTGAAGGTTACCCAGAACATAGCAGCCGGGCAAATAGTCTTCATTGAGGAGCCCCTAGTGGTGGGTCCCAAGTGGTATCTCTCCGACGCAGACAAGGAGGCCTCTAACGTTCCGTGTGTAGGCTGTTACACTCCGTGCCGTCTGGGGAAGCACCAGTGTCGAAG ATGCCGTTGGCCAGTCTGCAGCGCAGGCTGCAAGCACGAGTCAATGGAATGCAGCGTGCTTAGCCTCGGATCGGGTTCACCAACTCGGGCAGATGCCCGCTCATTGAACGACTACTTCAGGGGCGATGCTCTTTTGGTGCTCAAATGCCTTCTGTTGCAGCGACAGAGTCCCACGAAATGGTCCGCGTTGTTAGAGATGCAGTCTCATGAGGAGGAGCGTAAGGGCACCGATCTGTACGAGGAAGCAGAGAAGCGAGTAGTGACCTACCTTCAAAAGCGGTTTTTATGTAGACTTAAGCAAACTAATCCAAACCTTCTGACCGATTGTGGACCAGAGATGCTGCATCGGCTTTGCGGCATCATCGAAACAAACTTTATGGTTATCGAACTCCCGAGTGGCGTGGAACTCAGCGGGTTGTTCCGGCAGGCCTGCATGATGGAGCATGCTTGTCAGCCCAACTGCGACTTTCAGTTTGATAACAAGACTCAGCAAGTTGCTGTGCGTGCTGGCTGTGACTTGCGAAAAGGCGACCACCTACGGATTACATACACAAATATCCTATGGGGCACGCAACTTCGCCAGCACCATCTTCGACTAACGAAGCATTtcagctgccgctgcagccGCTGTCTCGATCCAACGGAATATGGCACCTATATAAGTGCGCTGACTTGTCTGGGGGATGTAAATCAGACCTGTGGAGGAACCCACTTGCCCGTGGATCCACTGGACGAGAACACACAGTGGAAGTGCGACACTTGCCCAATGATAGTGGATGGAGCTTACGTGGCTGAACTGCAGTCCCACATGACCGAGCAGGTGGAGGGCTTATTAGCCGGATGCCCCTCCGCGAATCAGGTGGAACTTCTGTTGGCCCGCCTGACCCATATGTTGCATCCAAATCATTTTCACACGTTCAACCTAAAGCACACATTAATCCAGCTGTATGGTAACGAAGCTGGCTTGGAGTTGGGCGTGCTGAGCAACACGCAGCTGGAGCGCAAACTGAGGCTCTGCGGTGAGCTCTACAACGTATGCCGGCGACTGGATCCATATAGCATTAAGCTGGCTATCTATGTCACGGTCATCCTGATCGAGGTCGCCCACACGCTGCAGGAGCAGGCACGAAGGGCACCAGCAGAAGGAACTTCCCTCTTGGGTCTTGCGCAAAGCCGTCTTAGGGAAGCGCATATGGTTTTGGAGAAAGAGCAAGAATCAGTTGCCGGCAAAAAGCTAAACGAAAAATTGCAGATGGAAATCTTCGAGTGcgaaaaactaattttagCTCTTGCCTATAATCAAGATCACGAAGccaatacaaaataa